One genomic window of Cydia fagiglandana chromosome 20, ilCydFagi1.1, whole genome shotgun sequence includes the following:
- the LOC134674933 gene encoding cytochrome P450 4c3-like, translated as MFWWVLIPLLWFLTFRYRRRRMYELASRVPGVSELPLIGAAHKFMGNTEDIMSTLKELSYFAIENGGLMKYWLGPILYFFSVDPVDLEMVMRTCMEKDDLHRFTRPVIGFGAIFAPVSIWRPRRKILQPAFKPKRVESFVPVFAEQSMKLARKLGEAGGRKVKLRPYISSYTLDSTCETSLGVKINSQDDSVSPFLVELGRVTRVLAERIFRLWLHPEWLFRCSPQYRQQRTSCEVLHGFTDHVIMKKREELKAQQKSTNANRTIDLSDYDSKSFLELLIHFSGSEGGYSNEELREEILTLIIGSTDFTASTIGYALDLLAKYPHVQDRVHAELDEIFGDSDRLLQKEDLMRLKYLDCVIKETLRLFPPAPFLIRKVEEEVTLPSGNVLPAGSGIVASVWGTQRNPKYWGPDADAFDPDRFLPERAALRHPCAFMAFSTGPRNCIGYQYALMSIKSALSSVLRFHRVRGRVEGGNKPHIRVKIDVMMKAVNGHELTLEKRMHRGAQQQDL; from the exons ATGTTCTGGTGGGTGCTGATACCTTTGTTATGGTTCTTAACGTTCCGGTATCGTCGGAGGAGGATGTATGAACTGGCGTCGCGGGTTCCGGGCGTCAGCGAGCTACCTCTCATAGGGGCGGCCCATAAGTTCATGGGAAACACAGAGG ATATCATGTCTACACTAAAAGAACTGAGCTACTTTGCCATTGAAAATGGCGGTTTAATGAAATATTGGTTGGGCCCCATACTTTATTTTT TTTCCGTGGACCCCGTGGACCTGGAGATGGTGATGCGGACGTGCATGGAGAAGGATGACCTGCACCGCTTCACGAGGCCGGTCATCGGCTTCGGGGCTATATTTGCTCCAG tttcaaTCTGGAGGCCAAGGCGAAAGATACTGCAGCCAGCATTCAAACCGAAGAGAGTTGAGAGCTTCGTCCCCGTGTTTGCGGAGCAGAGCATGAAGCTGGCTCGCAAGCTGGGCGAGGCTGGAGGCCGCAAGGTCAAGCTGCGGCCTTACATCAGCTCCTATACCTTGGACTCCACTTGTG AGACCTCACTCGGCGTGAAGATAAACAGCCAGGACGACTCCGTGTCCCCGTTCCTCGTGGAGCTGGGCCGAGTGACCCGGGTGCTTGCGGAGCGCATCTTCCGCCTTTGGCTGCATCCGGAGTGGCTGTTCCGGTGCTCACCGCAGTACCGCCAGCAGCGGACCAGCTGCGAAGTCTTGCATGGGTTCACTGATCAC GTGATAATGAAGAAACGCGAAGAATTAAAAGCTCAACAAAAGAGTACTAACGCGAATCGAACCATTG ACTTATCAGACTACGACTCCAAATCATTCCTCGAGCTGCTGATCCACTTCTCGGGCAGCGAGGGCGGGTACAGCAATGAGGAGCTGCGGGAAGAAATCCTGACGCTGATCATCGGGAGCACCGACTTCACCGCTTCTACCATAGGATATGCTCTCGACCTCCTGGCCAAGTATCCACATGTGCAAGACAGGGTCCACGCAGA ACTGGACGAAATATTCGGCGACTCGGACAGGCTTCTTCAAAAAGAGGACCTGATGCGGCTGAAGTACCTGGACTGTGTGATCAAGGAGACGCTCCGGCTGTTCCCGCCGGCGCCCTTTCTCATCAGGAAGGTCGAGGAGGAAGTCACCTTGC CATCAGGGAACGTGCTGCCCGCCGGTAGTGGTATAGTGGCGTCCGTGTGGGGCACACAACGGAACCCCAAGTACTGGGGCCCCGACGCAGATGCATTCGACCCGGACCGCTTCCTGCCGGAGCGGGCCGCGCTGAGGCACCCCTGCGCGTTCATGGCGTTCAGCACCGGCCCAAGGAATTGCATCG GCTACCAGTATGCCCTGATGTCTATAAAGTCGGCGCTGTCGTCGGTGCTGCGCTTCCACCGCGTGAGGGGGAGAGTGGAGGGGGGGAACAAGCCGCACATCCGAGTCAAGATCGACGTCATGATGAAGGCGGTTAACGGACACGAGCTTACTCTTGAGAAGAGAATGCATCGAGGCGCGCAACAACAGGACTTATGA
- the LOC134674840 gene encoding uncharacterized protein LOC134674840: MDAGIVVAVLSLTTIAMTVFCLYICLCVHPYEHTHKVVNGTPRENHQTNACAPDEASQLAPNILQEFNHLFMNNNQNIHQNYYNTTNLATIFGQGCSTITDNINQSHIGWSPRIDYSFHEPSTSYDDDSSSDNYIRPPRVETPPPSYSEATRGHHSTQHNNLEDPRRSVDDSRYRDPRGGDRTSSDEDRIRRASKDQCVGADHI; the protein is encoded by the exons ATGGACGCCGGTATTGTAGTAGCCGTGCTGAGTTTG ACTACCATCGCGATGACGGTCTTCTGCCTTTACATATGCTTATGCGTGCATCCATACGAACACACACACAAAGTCGTCAACGGAACACCTCGCGAAAATCATCAAACCAATGCATGTGCACCAGATGAAGCCAGTCAACTTGCTCCGAACATTCTTCAAGAATTCAACCATCTTTTCATGAACAACAACCAGAATATCCACCAAAATTATTACAACACGACCAATCTTGCGACCATATTCGGTCAAGGGTGTTCCACCATCACTGATAATATCAACCAATCTCATATTGGCTGGTCGCCTAGGATCGATTATAGTTTCCATGAGCCTTCTACTAGCTATGATGATGACTCTTCATCAGATAATTATATTAGACCTCCAAGAGTGGAGACTCCACCACCTAGTTATTCTGAAGCTACAAGAGGTCACCATTCGACTCAGCATAACAATTTAGAAGACCCTAGGAGATCAGTAGATGATTCAAGATATAGAGATCCTAGAGGTGGTGATAGAACAAGTTCTGATGAAGATAGGATCCGGAGAGCTTCTAAAGATCAATGTGTTGGTGCAGATCACATCTAA